GACCCGCTGGCCCGCCGCACGGAGGCGCCGCCCGCGAACTCCTCGGTGGTGCACGAGTCGCGCCACGAGTGGCATGACCAGGAGTGGCTCGACCGGCGCGCGGAGGTGCCCGCCCACGAGGCGCCCTTCTCGGTGTACGAGGTGCATCTCGCCTCGTGGCGGCCGGGCCTGACGTACCGCCAGCTCGCCGAGCAACTGCCCGCCTACGTCGCCGACCTCGGGTTCACGCACGTCGAGCTGATGCCCGTCGCCGAGCATCCCTTCGGCGGGTCCTGGGGCTATCAGGTGACCGGCTTCTACGCGCCGACCGCCCGCCTCGGCACGCCCGACGACTTCAAGTTCCTCGTCGACGCGCTGCACCGGGCGGGGATCGGCGTCCTCATGGACTGGGTGCCCGCGCACTTCCCGCGCGACGACTGGGCGCTCGCCGAGTTCGACGGCCGCCCGCTGTACGAGCACGAGGACCCGGCCCGGTCCGCGCACCCCGACTGGGGCACGCTGGAGTTCGACTACGGCCGCAAGGAGGTGCGCAACTTCCTGGTCGCCAACGCCAGTTACTGGTGCGAGGAGTTCCACATCGACGGCCTGCGCGTGGACGCCGTGGCCTCGATGCTCTACCTCGACTACTCGCGCGAGGACGGCCAGTGGACGCCGAACGCGCACGGCGGGCGCGAGAACCTCGACGCCGTCGCCTTCCTCCAGGAGATGAACGCCACCGTCTACCGCCGCTCCCCCGGCGTCGTCACCATCGCCGAGGAGTCCACGGCCTGGGACGGCGTCACGCGGGCCACGCACCACCAGGGCCCCGGGGGCTTCGGCGGGCTCGGCTTCGGCCTGAAGTGGAACATGGGCTGGATGCACGACTCCCTCGGCTATGTGTCCAAGGAGCCGGTGCACCGCAAGTACCACCACAACGAGATGACGTTCTCGATGGTGTACGCGTACAGCGAGAACTACGTCCTGCCGATCTCGCACGACGAAGTCGTCCACGGCAAAAGGTCGTTGGTGTCGAAGATGCCGGGCGACTGGTGGCAGCAGCGTGCCACCCAGCGCGCCTACCTGGGCTTCATGTGGGCCCATCCGGGCAAGCAACTCCTCTTCATGGGGCAGGAGTTCGCGCAGGGCGCCGAGTGGTCGGAGAGCCACGGTCCTGACTGGTGGCTGCTCGACCCGGCGTACGGCGCGGAGGCCGACCACCGGGGCATGCGGGACCTGGTCCGCGAGCTGAACACGGTCTACCGGCGCGAGGGCGCTCTGTGGCAGCGCGACACGGACCCGGGCGGTTTCGCCTGGGTGGACGGCGACGCGGCGGAGGACAACGTCTTCGCCTTCCTCCGGTATCCCGCCGAGGACGGCGCGGGGAGCGAGGGGCGGCCGCTGCTCGCCGTCTCGAACTTCTCACCGGTCGTCCGGCACGGCTACCGCCTGGGCGTGCCGGACGAGTTCGCCGCGTGGCAGGAGGTCCTGAACACGGACGAGGCCCGCTTCGGCGGCGGCGACGTCACCACCCCCGACCCGCTGAAGCCCGCCCCGACCCCGTCCCACGGCCGCCCCGTGTCCCTGCACCTGACCCTGCCGCCGCTGGCTACGGTGTGGCTTCGACCTGTTTGAGCGCGACGGGCAGCTCGTCCGTGTACAGGACGCCGAGGCGCTGGGTGGCCCGGGTCAGGGCCACGTACAGGTCGCTCGTCCCGTACCGCTCGGGCTCCACGACCAGGACGGTGTCGAACTCCAGGCCCTTCGCCTGACGCGGGTCGATCAGCACGACCGGCCGCGTCAGGTCCGGGGCCTGCCCGGCCGTCACCCCGGGCAGGTGTGCGGCGAGCTCCGTGTGGAGCTCGCGCGGGGCGATCACCGCCAGGCGGCCCTCGTCCCGGGCCTCGGCGGCGACCGCGTCGGCCACGGAGGCCGCGAGGTCGTCGGTGCGGCGCACCCAGGGGCGTACGCCCGTGGACCGCACCGAGCTCGGCGGCATGAAGTCGGGCCGCTCCATGCGCGGCACCTCCGCCGCCACGTCCATGATCTCCACGGGCGTGCGGTAGTTCACGCCGAGCCGGGTGTACTCCCAGCGTTCCTCGACGTA
The window above is part of the Streptomyces venezuelae genome. Proteins encoded here:
- the glgB gene encoding 1,4-alpha-glucan branching enzyme; translated protein: MCPRPRKPSDEAAAPTPPATPAPKRATTGKTPKAAKTAQPSKPAAKPAKTTRSAKKPPAAKPPVTEPAAPAEPTEPAVTDSPVPESDRVRLLSGTHHDPHGVLGAHSVPGGTAFRALRPYAKAVAVVADGLRAELRDDGDGFFSAVLPLRAVPEDYRLHVTYEDTDLEIHDAYSFLPSLGEFDLHLIGEGRHERLWEALGARLMTHQGATGTRFTVWAPNARGVRIVGGFNFWDGLGFPMRSLGGSGVWELFVPSVGEGELYKFEITRPDGSTTQRADPLARRTEAPPANSSVVHESRHEWHDQEWLDRRAEVPAHEAPFSVYEVHLASWRPGLTYRQLAEQLPAYVADLGFTHVELMPVAEHPFGGSWGYQVTGFYAPTARLGTPDDFKFLVDALHRAGIGVLMDWVPAHFPRDDWALAEFDGRPLYEHEDPARSAHPDWGTLEFDYGRKEVRNFLVANASYWCEEFHIDGLRVDAVASMLYLDYSREDGQWTPNAHGGRENLDAVAFLQEMNATVYRRSPGVVTIAEESTAWDGVTRATHHQGPGGFGGLGFGLKWNMGWMHDSLGYVSKEPVHRKYHHNEMTFSMVYAYSENYVLPISHDEVVHGKRSLVSKMPGDWWQQRATQRAYLGFMWAHPGKQLLFMGQEFAQGAEWSESHGPDWWLLDPAYGAEADHRGMRDLVRELNTVYRREGALWQRDTDPGGFAWVDGDAAEDNVFAFLRYPAEDGAGSEGRPLLAVSNFSPVVRHGYRLGVPDEFAAWQEVLNTDEARFGGGDVTTPDPLKPAPTPSHGRPVSLHLTLPPLATVWLRPV